A genomic stretch from Kribbella jejuensis includes:
- a CDS encoding gamma carbonic anhydrase family protein, translating to MPLYSFEGKRPTVHPDAWIAPTATLVGDVVVEAGASIWYGAVIRADLGTITIRAGANIQDNTVIHVGHNGCEIGPNATVGHQCLIHDCTIGEQALVGNGAIVLDGAVVGTRSLVAAGSTVTPGAVIPPESVAMGSPAKKIVPLEGTAKLFVDHNAAVYHALAERHAATVELVDGDAG from the coding sequence ATGCCGCTGTACTCGTTCGAAGGTAAGCGCCCGACCGTCCACCCCGACGCGTGGATCGCCCCGACCGCGACACTGGTCGGGGACGTGGTCGTCGAGGCGGGGGCGTCGATCTGGTACGGCGCTGTGATCCGCGCCGATCTGGGCACGATCACGATCCGCGCGGGCGCGAACATCCAGGACAACACCGTCATCCACGTCGGCCACAACGGTTGCGAAATCGGCCCGAACGCGACGGTCGGCCACCAATGCCTGATCCACGACTGCACGATAGGCGAACAAGCCCTGGTCGGAAACGGCGCGATCGTGCTGGACGGTGCGGTCGTCGGCACCCGCTCGCTGGTCGCAGCCGGCTCGACCGTCACACCGGGCGCGGTGATCCCACCGGAGTCGGTCGCCATGGGCAGCCCTGCCAAGAAGATCGTCCCGCTCGAAGGCACCGCGAAGCTCTTCGTGGACCACAACGCCGCCGTCTACCACGCCCTCGCCGAACGCCACGCGGCCACGGTCGAACTCGTCGACGGGGACGCTGGCTGA
- a CDS encoding cupin domain-containing protein — translation MTEIAKSGAAVINRADGRNDGEEWTENYTELPGGAGVSLILESTTQEGAGPRLHKHPYAETFIIRRGSATFTVDGEEIVGTAGQILVVPADTPHKFRTGPGGYEAVHIHANPTFETIWLE, via the coding sequence ATGACGGAGATTGCGAAGTCGGGGGCCGCGGTGATCAACCGGGCCGACGGCCGGAACGACGGCGAGGAGTGGACCGAGAACTACACCGAGCTGCCTGGTGGTGCGGGCGTCTCGCTGATTCTGGAGTCGACCACGCAGGAGGGCGCCGGCCCGCGGTTGCACAAGCATCCGTACGCCGAGACGTTCATCATCCGGCGGGGTTCGGCGACGTTCACCGTGGACGGCGAGGAGATCGTCGGTACGGCGGGTCAGATCCTGGTGGTACCGGCCGACACCCCGCACAAGTTCCGGACCGGGCCGGGCGGCTACGAGGCCGTCCACATCCACGCGAACCCGACGTTCGAAACCATCTGGCTGGAGTAG
- a CDS encoding TetR/AcrR family transcriptional regulator: protein MATTTRRADAQRNIAAILTAAAECLSRNPAASTSEIAKAAGVGRVTLYGHFPSRAELVDAVFVQAIATGEETLGQVDLTGEPRAALARLIESSWQLVDQFRSLLIAAEEALPPGRVRELHADPMARVERLLERGRSEGAFRTDLPTSWLVSIMHNVMHGAASDILAGRISSADAAPYITATLLAAYTPPGERVPD, encoded by the coding sequence ATGGCAACGACGACGAGGCGCGCCGACGCGCAGCGCAACATCGCCGCGATCCTGACCGCGGCGGCCGAGTGCCTGAGCCGGAACCCGGCCGCGAGTACGTCGGAGATCGCGAAGGCGGCCGGGGTCGGGCGGGTCACGCTGTACGGGCACTTCCCGTCCCGCGCGGAACTCGTCGACGCGGTGTTCGTGCAGGCGATCGCGACCGGCGAGGAGACCCTCGGTCAGGTCGATCTGACCGGCGAACCGCGCGCGGCGCTGGCCAGGTTGATCGAGTCGAGCTGGCAACTGGTGGATCAGTTCCGGTCGCTGTTGATCGCGGCCGAGGAGGCGCTGCCGCCCGGGCGGGTGCGCGAACTGCACGCCGACCCGATGGCGCGGGTGGAGCGGCTGCTCGAACGCGGGCGCTCCGAAGGGGCGTTCCGGACCGACCTGCCGACGTCGTGGCTGGTCAGCATCATGCACAACGTGATGCACGGCGCCGCGAGCGACATCCTCGCCGGACGCATCAGCTCCGCCGACGCAGCGCCGTACATCACCGCGACCCTGCTGGCGGCGTACACACCGCCAGGGGAAAGGGTCCCGGACTGA
- a CDS encoding MFS transporter has translation MNQPDPRRWWLLGLLAVAQFMLILDVTVVAIALPNIETDLGLRRETLTWVVSAYTLMFGGLMLLGGRAADLFGSRRVVLTGLGVFTLASLVTGLANGPEVLLAGRVAQGIGAAMLSPAALSVVTKTFEGEERNKALGIWSAMGGGGSAIGVLLGGLLTAGPGWQWVFYINLPIGLVVFVLLLRMLPADRPADQQGRLDVPGALLVTAGTGTAIYALINAGDRGWLSAVTLGTLAGALVLYGVFAWVQSAVRSPLMNLRILTRRPVAAGTFMLLVATALMISMFFLGSFYLQHFKQYGALRTGLLFLPVAVAAIVGAHLAGSLVGRIGARPVAIAGFVITAVGVAAPAVWEGAAVVVTGMTVGTIGLGAAFVASSTTTFAQINHREAGLASGILSTFHEFGASLGVAVVSSVAAASLAGTVTTGFTRGFTFAAVTGAVAAVLALLVVPSFKPARGEVHVH, from the coding sequence ATGAATCAACCGGATCCCCGGCGGTGGTGGCTGCTGGGGCTGCTCGCGGTCGCGCAGTTCATGCTGATCCTCGACGTCACCGTGGTGGCGATCGCGCTGCCGAACATCGAGACCGACCTCGGGCTGCGGCGCGAGACCCTGACCTGGGTAGTCAGCGCGTACACGCTGATGTTCGGGGGACTGATGCTGCTCGGCGGTCGCGCGGCCGACCTGTTCGGTTCGCGACGCGTCGTCCTCACCGGCCTCGGCGTCTTCACACTGGCCTCGCTGGTCACCGGTCTCGCGAACGGTCCCGAAGTACTGCTGGCCGGCCGGGTCGCACAAGGTATCGGCGCCGCGATGCTGTCGCCGGCGGCGCTTTCCGTTGTGACGAAGACGTTCGAGGGCGAGGAGCGGAACAAGGCGCTCGGCATCTGGTCCGCGATGGGCGGCGGCGGGTCGGCGATCGGCGTACTGCTCGGCGGCCTGCTCACCGCGGGACCCGGGTGGCAGTGGGTGTTCTACATCAACCTGCCGATCGGGCTGGTCGTGTTCGTACTCCTGCTCCGGATGCTCCCCGCGGATCGACCGGCCGACCAGCAGGGCCGCCTCGACGTACCGGGCGCGCTGCTCGTCACCGCCGGCACCGGTACGGCGATCTACGCGCTGATCAACGCCGGCGACCGCGGCTGGCTGTCCGCCGTGACCCTCGGCACGCTTGCCGGTGCGCTCGTGCTGTACGGCGTGTTCGCTTGGGTGCAGAGCGCCGTACGGTCGCCGCTGATGAACCTGCGGATCCTCACCCGCCGACCCGTTGCCGCAGGCACCTTCATGCTGCTGGTCGCGACCGCGCTGATGATCTCGATGTTCTTCCTCGGATCGTTCTACCTGCAGCATTTCAAGCAGTACGGCGCTTTGCGGACCGGGCTGCTGTTCCTGCCGGTGGCGGTTGCCGCGATCGTCGGCGCGCACCTGGCCGGGAGCTTGGTCGGCAGGATCGGTGCGCGGCCGGTGGCGATCGCCGGGTTCGTGATCACTGCGGTCGGGGTCGCCGCTCCCGCGGTGTGGGAGGGCGCTGCGGTAGTCGTGACCGGGATGACTGTCGGCACGATCGGGCTCGGTGCGGCGTTCGTGGCGTCGTCGACCACGACGTTCGCGCAGATCAACCACCGCGAGGCGGGGTTGGCGTCCGGGATCCTCAGCACGTTCCACGAGTTCGGTGCATCCCTCGGGGTCGCGGTGGTGTCGAGTGTCGCGGCGGCCAGCCTGGCCGGGACCGTGACAACCGGTTTCACCCGCGGCTTCACCTTCGCCGCCGTCACGGGTGCGGTGGCCGCCGTGCTCGCACTCCTCGTCGTACCGTCGTTCAA